A region from the Kribbella shirazensis genome encodes:
- a CDS encoding antitoxin, which yields MNDFQEQAKNWLRNVVKQNPDKIKAGVEKAGDLIDKQTGGKYAEKVDSVQQKVGGFVDKQSGDDSTPPAPGTAKDTSTAATEAATTTEEAAGAASEPAGPSTSTASGTAADSSAGAESRPGTAAESADERRSESQTGPSGGQI from the coding sequence ATGAACGATTTCCAGGAACAGGCGAAGAACTGGCTCCGGAATGTCGTCAAGCAGAACCCGGACAAGATCAAGGCCGGCGTTGAGAAAGCAGGCGACCTGATCGACAAGCAGACCGGCGGGAAGTACGCGGAGAAGGTCGACTCGGTCCAGCAGAAGGTCGGCGGGTTCGTCGACAAGCAGTCCGGCGACGACAGCACCCCTCCCGCTCCGGGTACGGCCAAGGACACCAGCACCGCCGCGACCGAAGCTGCCACCACCACGGAAGAGGCAGCCGGCGCGGCCAGCGAGCCGGCAGGACCCTCCACGAGTACGGCCTCCGGTACGGCGGCCGACTCGTCGGCAGGTGCCGAGTCGCGTCCAGGTACTGCGGCTGAATCCGCTGATGAACGTAGGTCGGAGTCTCAGACAGGCCCGTCCGGCGGCCAGATCTAG
- a CDS encoding DUF1707 SHOCT-like domain-containing protein, with amino-acid sequence MSLEQPPPGQRASDNDRERAAAVVQEAHTDGRLDFQELDERLTQIYSAKTQVELRNATADLVPVAHGSSQELTLRAKHSAQKREGAWTVPERLTAIAEHSSVKLDFTDAVVHWPEIHVDAHAKHSSVVMVVPEGWSVDIDQVDMIHSAAKNKAVPPRPGGIRLRVTGEARHGSIIVRHPRKRRWWWPWYRK; translated from the coding sequence ATGAGTCTGGAGCAGCCGCCACCCGGTCAGAGGGCATCCGACAACGACCGCGAGCGTGCCGCCGCCGTGGTCCAGGAAGCACACACCGACGGGCGGCTGGACTTCCAGGAACTCGACGAGCGGCTCACCCAGATCTACTCGGCGAAGACCCAGGTCGAGCTCCGCAACGCGACCGCCGACCTGGTGCCCGTCGCGCACGGGAGCTCGCAGGAGCTGACGCTCCGGGCGAAGCACAGCGCGCAGAAGCGCGAGGGCGCGTGGACCGTGCCCGAGCGGCTGACCGCGATCGCGGAGCACTCGTCGGTGAAGCTCGACTTCACCGACGCGGTCGTGCACTGGCCCGAGATCCACGTCGACGCGCACGCCAAGCACAGCTCGGTCGTGATGGTTGTCCCCGAGGGCTGGAGCGTCGACATCGACCAGGTCGACATGATCCACAGCGCCGCCAAGAACAAGGCAGTCCCACCCCGCCCCGGCGGCATCCGCCTCCGCGTCACCGGCGAGGCCCGCCACGGCAGCATCATCGTCCGCCACCCCCGCAAACGCCGCTGGTGGTGGCCCTGGTACCGCAAGTGA
- a CDS encoding neutral zinc metallopeptidase, whose translation MNARVGVVAAAVVVLAAAGIVVARQSDDRPTATFSERPVTPTRTTPSPTLTSPTRTTATVDSVGQLLAEKQRIVAQNPLYRVGRLPASRCKEPSVRPTSVANVRRYYTEYVACLDKVWKPVIEKAGFTFVPPRLDIFTGKTRTLCNVQDSAAYCDGGTISMNATFDIENYRKYNKLWTRTTMAHLVAHEYGHHVQRLTGISSASATRTGYLNGVDAPLQESRRIELQASCFSGLYLGADRSYFPVSGSWRQRWLWTISHRGDEWGTQRDHGSSKSHSRWTRRGFDAGSPAACNTFTASAASVS comes from the coding sequence GTGAATGCGCGGGTTGGGGTCGTCGCTGCTGCGGTCGTCGTGCTCGCGGCGGCCGGGATCGTCGTGGCCAGACAGTCCGATGATCGACCGACTGCGACGTTCTCGGAGCGCCCAGTAACGCCGACGCGCACGACCCCCAGCCCGACTCTCACGAGCCCGACCCGAACCACTGCAACCGTCGACTCGGTGGGCCAGTTGCTCGCGGAGAAGCAGCGGATCGTCGCCCAGAACCCGTTGTACCGCGTCGGCCGGCTGCCGGCCTCGCGCTGCAAGGAGCCGTCGGTCCGGCCGACCTCGGTGGCGAACGTGCGGAGGTACTACACCGAGTACGTCGCCTGCCTGGACAAAGTGTGGAAGCCGGTGATCGAGAAGGCCGGCTTCACCTTCGTGCCGCCGCGGCTGGACATCTTCACCGGCAAGACCCGCACGCTCTGCAACGTCCAGGACTCCGCCGCGTACTGCGACGGCGGCACGATCTCGATGAACGCCACCTTCGACATCGAGAACTATCGCAAGTACAACAAGCTCTGGACGCGCACCACGATGGCGCATCTGGTCGCGCACGAGTACGGCCATCACGTCCAGCGTCTGACCGGCATCAGCAGCGCCTCCGCGACACGCACGGGCTACCTCAACGGCGTGGACGCCCCGCTGCAGGAGAGCCGGCGGATCGAACTGCAGGCATCCTGCTTCAGCGGTCTCTACCTCGGCGCCGACCGGAGCTACTTCCCCGTCAGTGGATCCTGGCGGCAGCGTTGGCTGTGGACCATCAGTCATCGCGGCGACGAGTGGGGTACGCAGCGCGACCACGGCAGCAGCAAGAGCCACAGCCGCTGGACCCGCCGCGGCTTCGACGCCGGCTCGCCCGCCGCGTGCAACACCTTCACCGCCTCCGCAGCCAGCGTCTCCTAG
- a CDS encoding regulatory protein RecX, which yields MARTILLDKLTGQPRTRAELADVLAEREIPDEVADHVLDRFTDVGLIDDAAFANAWVESRHRGRGLGKRALAQELRRRGVDDELARDALEELDPDQEEQTARELVRRKLRSMRSLDRQVAMRRLLGMLARKGYPGGLAMTIVKQELDASHEEFPLLDSSGLEPE from the coding sequence GTGGCTCGGACGATCTTGCTGGACAAGTTGACGGGGCAGCCGCGGACGCGGGCCGAGTTGGCCGATGTGCTGGCCGAGCGGGAGATTCCGGATGAGGTGGCCGACCATGTACTTGATCGGTTTACGGACGTCGGGTTGATCGACGACGCGGCGTTCGCGAACGCGTGGGTCGAGTCGCGGCATCGCGGGCGCGGGTTGGGCAAGCGCGCGCTAGCGCAGGAGCTTCGGCGGCGCGGCGTGGACGACGAGTTGGCGCGGGATGCGCTTGAGGAGCTCGATCCTGATCAGGAGGAGCAGACCGCCCGGGAGCTGGTACGGCGGAAGCTGCGGTCGATGCGTTCGCTGGACCGGCAGGTGGCGATGCGGCGCTTGCTCGGAATGCTGGCGCGCAAGGGATATCCGGGCGGCCTGGCGATGACCATCGTCAAACAGGAGCTCGACGCCAGCCACGAGGAGTTCCCGCTCCTGGACTCCTCTGGCCTGGAACCCGAATAG
- a CDS encoding FHA domain-containing protein: protein MEPVSGFVRAVVGDVTFIFGKGMVSTYLLARRNGWPQPQLDVLIRSHGQYVPLAIPTGTVPAIGRLVGLDEIRPAPMITVEFTPGDTGAEAHLTANSPVLITITDVSHREYDAVVLTTSLGAAAYAQLPPGYYHVSAVVIDEYGDLLQGYGAQHNLRVDKGDDLIVSLSIKTAGVTEIATALETGSRPALVGPDGDVVPLLDLVRIGRAPDCDLILDRPEVSRHHAELLRIEPTGYELRDLGSTNGTQVNGVPIQTAMVGHGDEIRLGALPFRLLLS, encoded by the coding sequence ATGGAGCCTGTCAGTGGATTCGTGCGCGCCGTGGTCGGGGATGTCACCTTCATCTTCGGCAAGGGCATGGTCAGCACGTACCTGCTCGCCCGCCGCAACGGGTGGCCGCAGCCGCAGCTCGACGTACTGATCCGGTCACACGGACAGTACGTGCCGCTGGCGATCCCCACCGGTACGGTCCCGGCCATCGGGCGCCTGGTCGGGCTGGACGAGATCCGGCCTGCCCCGATGATCACCGTCGAGTTCACGCCGGGCGACACCGGTGCGGAGGCGCACCTCACAGCCAACAGTCCGGTTCTCATCACGATCACCGACGTCAGCCACCGCGAGTACGACGCAGTAGTACTGACCACGTCACTCGGTGCAGCGGCGTACGCGCAGCTGCCGCCGGGGTACTACCACGTCTCCGCCGTCGTCATCGACGAGTACGGCGACCTCCTGCAGGGGTACGGCGCTCAGCACAACCTGCGTGTGGACAAGGGCGACGACCTGATCGTCTCGCTGTCGATCAAGACTGCCGGTGTCACGGAGATCGCCACGGCGCTGGAGACCGGTTCGCGGCCCGCACTGGTCGGTCCGGACGGTGACGTCGTACCGCTGCTCGACCTGGTCCGCATCGGCCGTGCACCGGACTGCGACCTGATCCTCGACCGGCCTGAGGTCAGCCGGCACCACGCGGAGCTGCTGCGGATCGAGCCGACCGGCTACGAGCTGCGGGATCTCGGCTCGACCAACGGGACACAGGTGAACGGCGTACCGATCCAGACCGCCATGGTCGGCCACGGCGACGAGATCCGGCTCGGAGCGCTCCCCTTCCGGCTCTTGCTGTCCTGA
- a CDS encoding M50 family metallopeptidase, with protein MSVLLTILGIVLFVAGVLISVALHELGHMLPAKAFGMKVTQFFVGFGQTLWSTKRGETEYGIKAIPAGGFVRIIGMMPPAKGQDPSKVRKANTGPIQSMVENARSAEYETIAPEDHGRLFYQKVWWKKLIVMASGPLVNVVIATVLFTGLFTLYGDRVPQTTISTVTDCVIPADQATPDRKCQDGDKVSPAKQAGFQVGDRIVSFNGTTIDSWDQLTPLIRANTDKAATIVVERNGQQVTLQTNTIVNQVVDKPGSDKYVSVGFLGVSPENKLEQQSVGYALDKMGDYTVATVQALGRFPEKLVGVAKSIVGGERDQDSPMSVVGASRVAGEIASSDLDVGAKAASLILLLASLNLFLALFNFIPLLPLDGGHMIGAIWEGIRRGFAKLLGRPDPGYVDVAKLLPIAYVAASVIVVMGVLLVIADIVNPIKLFNG; from the coding sequence ATGAGTGTGCTCCTCACCATCCTCGGCATCGTGCTGTTCGTGGCCGGGGTGCTGATCTCCGTCGCGCTGCATGAGCTGGGTCACATGCTGCCGGCGAAGGCGTTCGGGATGAAGGTCACCCAGTTCTTCGTCGGCTTCGGGCAGACCCTGTGGTCCACGAAGCGTGGCGAGACGGAGTACGGGATCAAGGCGATCCCGGCCGGCGGTTTCGTCCGCATCATCGGGATGATGCCGCCCGCGAAGGGGCAGGACCCGTCGAAGGTCCGCAAGGCCAACACCGGCCCGATCCAGTCGATGGTCGAGAACGCGCGGTCCGCGGAGTACGAGACGATCGCCCCCGAGGACCACGGCCGGCTCTTCTACCAGAAGGTGTGGTGGAAGAAGCTGATCGTGATGGCCTCCGGGCCGCTGGTCAACGTGGTGATCGCGACCGTGCTGTTCACCGGTCTCTTCACGCTGTACGGCGACCGGGTCCCGCAGACCACGATCTCCACCGTCACCGACTGCGTCATCCCCGCCGACCAGGCGACACCGGACCGCAAGTGCCAGGACGGCGACAAGGTCTCGCCGGCCAAGCAGGCCGGCTTCCAGGTCGGCGACCGGATCGTCTCGTTCAACGGCACCACGATCGACAGCTGGGACCAACTGACCCCGCTGATCCGCGCGAACACCGACAAGGCCGCCACGATCGTTGTCGAGCGCAACGGCCAGCAGGTCACCCTGCAGACCAACACGATCGTCAACCAGGTCGTGGACAAGCCGGGGTCGGACAAATACGTCTCGGTCGGGTTCCTCGGTGTCTCGCCGGAGAACAAGCTCGAGCAGCAGAGCGTCGGCTACGCGCTCGACAAGATGGGCGACTACACGGTCGCCACGGTGCAGGCGCTCGGACGCTTCCCGGAGAAGCTGGTCGGCGTCGCGAAGTCGATCGTCGGCGGCGAGCGCGACCAGGACAGCCCGATGAGCGTGGTCGGCGCCAGCCGCGTGGCGGGGGAGATCGCCTCCAGCGACCTCGACGTCGGCGCGAAGGCCGCCAGCCTGATCCTGCTACTCGCCTCGCTGAACCTGTTCCTTGCCCTGTTCAACTTCATCCCGCTGCTGCCGCTGGACGGCGGTCACATGATCGGCGCGATCTGGGAAGGGATCCGGCGCGGCTTCGCCAAGCTGCTCGGCCGCCCGGACCCCGGGTACGTCGACGTGGCCAAGCTGCTCCCGATCGCGTACGTCGCGGCGAGTGTGATCGTGGTGATGGGCGTGCTGCTCGTCATCGCCGACATCGTCAACCCCATCAAGCTCTTCAACGGCTGA
- the rny gene encoding ribonuclease Y — protein sequence MTAMSVGLALIGLLIAGLLAWIGLTLSRRKAADGAAGSAAAQAETAQREAAQVEAAQLAAEQVRRQAEEDAAVLRTRAEGAERRAEEIRRAAEDRAAEVRRDADQRAAEVRREAEAEAQSIRDDLREQRLEMERRDHRLTEREERLDEQHRAIEERQTELAAQLADLDQRKQEIKDLEDERRRILEGVANLTAEQAKAELVASIEAEAKRHAHTIVRDIERQALDEGETKARKIITGAVQRLASEQTSESVVSVVHLPSDDMKGRIIGREGRNIRSFEQTTGVNLIIDDTPEAVLLSCFDPVRRETARLTLDSLVLDGRIHPSRIEEIYERSKGEVSELCERAAEDAMAEVGITELHPELVRTMGLLRYRTSYGQNVLKHLVESAHIAGMMAAELGLDPKLCKRGAFLHDIGKALTHESEGSHAIVGAELARKYGENDDVVHCIEAHHNEVEVRTVEAVLTQAADAVSGGRPGARRESLEAYVQRLERLEEIAMQHDGVEKVFAMQAGREIRVMVLPDAVDDIAAQVMARDIAKQVEEELTYPGQIRVTVVRESRATEVAK from the coding sequence ATGACAGCGATGTCCGTTGGCCTGGCCCTGATCGGATTGCTGATCGCCGGCCTGCTGGCCTGGATCGGACTCACCCTCTCCCGCCGGAAGGCCGCCGACGGTGCCGCCGGCAGTGCGGCCGCGCAGGCCGAGACCGCCCAGCGTGAGGCGGCCCAGGTCGAGGCCGCGCAGCTCGCCGCCGAGCAGGTACGGCGTCAGGCCGAGGAGGATGCCGCCGTACTGCGGACCCGCGCCGAAGGGGCCGAGCGCCGTGCCGAGGAGATCCGCCGCGCCGCCGAGGACAGGGCGGCCGAGGTACGGCGGGACGCCGACCAGCGGGCGGCCGAGGTACGGCGGGAGGCCGAGGCGGAGGCACAGTCGATCCGGGACGATCTGCGCGAGCAGCGTCTGGAGATGGAACGCCGCGACCACCGGCTGACCGAACGCGAGGAGCGGCTCGACGAGCAGCACCGCGCGATCGAGGAGCGCCAGACCGAGCTCGCCGCGCAGCTGGCCGACCTCGACCAGCGCAAACAGGAGATCAAGGACCTCGAGGACGAACGCCGCCGGATCCTCGAAGGCGTCGCGAACCTGACCGCCGAGCAGGCGAAGGCCGAGCTGGTCGCGTCGATCGAGGCGGAGGCGAAGCGGCACGCGCACACGATCGTCCGCGACATCGAGCGGCAGGCGCTCGACGAGGGCGAGACGAAGGCGCGCAAGATCATCACCGGCGCGGTGCAGCGGCTCGCGTCGGAACAGACCAGCGAGTCGGTCGTGTCCGTCGTCCACCTGCCGAGCGACGACATGAAGGGCCGGATCATCGGCCGCGAGGGCCGCAACATCCGGTCGTTCGAGCAGACCACCGGCGTGAATCTGATCATCGACGACACCCCGGAAGCGGTGCTGCTGTCCTGCTTCGATCCGGTACGGCGGGAGACCGCGCGACTGACCCTGGACTCGCTGGTGCTCGACGGCCGGATCCACCCGAGCCGGATCGAGGAGATCTACGAACGAAGCAAGGGCGAGGTCTCCGAGCTGTGCGAACGGGCCGCCGAGGACGCGATGGCCGAGGTCGGGATCACCGAGCTGCACCCGGAGCTGGTGCGGACGATGGGCCTGCTGCGCTACCGCACGTCGTACGGTCAGAACGTGCTCAAGCACCTGGTCGAGTCGGCGCACATCGCCGGGATGATGGCCGCCGAACTCGGGCTGGATCCGAAGCTGTGCAAGCGCGGCGCGTTCCTGCACGACATCGGGAAGGCACTCACGCACGAGTCCGAAGGCAGCCATGCGATCGTGGGTGCGGAGCTGGCGCGCAAGTACGGCGAGAACGACGACGTCGTGCACTGCATCGAGGCGCACCACAACGAGGTCGAGGTCCGCACGGTCGAGGCGGTGCTGACACAGGCGGCGGACGCGGTGAGCGGTGGGCGGCCGGGCGCGCGGCGCGAGTCGCTGGAGGCCTACGTGCAGCGGCTCGAGCGGCTCGAGGAGATCGCGATGCAGCACGACGGTGTCGAGAAGGTGTTCGCGATGCAGGCCGGCCGTGAGATCCGCGTGATGGTGCTGCCGGACGCGGTCGACGACATCGCGGCGCAGGTGATGGCGCGTGATATCGCGAAACAGGTCGAGGAGGAGCTCACGTACCCCGGTCAGATCCGCGTGACCGTCGTCCGCGAGTCCCGGGCGACCGAGGTCGCGAAATAG
- a CDS encoding MmcQ/YjbR family DNA-binding protein, giving the protein MASLEDVERVVLGLPGTEETTRHGNRTWKVAGKAYAWERPFSKADLKRFGDETPPDGPILALTVEDLAEKEAVLAARAGDGFFTIPHFDGYAAVLVQLEKASEAVLEEAVLDAWLVHAPADVAKAHLGSS; this is encoded by the coding sequence ATGGCGAGTCTTGAGGACGTGGAGCGTGTGGTTCTGGGGTTGCCGGGGACCGAGGAGACGACACGGCACGGCAACCGGACGTGGAAGGTCGCGGGGAAGGCGTATGCGTGGGAGCGGCCTTTCAGTAAGGCGGATCTGAAGCGGTTCGGGGACGAGACACCGCCCGACGGACCGATCCTGGCGCTCACGGTCGAGGATCTGGCGGAGAAAGAAGCGGTGCTCGCGGCGCGGGCCGGGGACGGGTTCTTCACGATTCCGCATTTCGACGGGTATGCCGCAGTACTCGTCCAGTTGGAAAAGGCGTCCGAGGCAGTGTTGGAGGAAGCGGTGCTCGACGCTTGGCTGGTGCATGCGCCGGCAGACGTTGCCAAAGCGCATCTCGGGAGCAGTTAG
- a CDS encoding acyl-CoA dehydrogenase family protein → MGASLDLVDVDSLLTAEEVDVRAAARRFADERLRPSLPEWFETGSIPARELAKELGALGFLGMHLTGYGCAGLGPVAYGLACLEIEAADSGMRSLVSVQGSLAMYAIWKYGSEEQKSVWLPRMSAGEAIGCFGLTEPDFGSNPAGMRTNARRDGSGDGDDWVLNGSKMWITNGSVADVAVVWARTDDGVRGFVVPTSTPGFSAPEIKQKMSLRASVTSELVLDDVRLPASAMLPEARGLSGPLGCLNEARFGIIFGAMGAARDCLETAIAYAGERIVFDKPLTSYQLTQAKLADMAVELNKGILLAVHLGRLKEKGTLRPEQVSVGKLNNVREAIAIARECRTILAANGISGEYPIMRHANNLESVLTYEGTSEVHQLVIGQALTGQSAFR, encoded by the coding sequence ATGGGCGCTTCTCTGGATCTGGTGGACGTCGACTCCTTGCTGACGGCGGAGGAGGTTGACGTTCGGGCGGCTGCTCGGCGGTTCGCGGACGAGCGGTTGCGGCCGTCGCTGCCGGAGTGGTTCGAGACTGGTTCGATCCCGGCGCGTGAGCTGGCCAAGGAGCTGGGGGCGCTCGGGTTCCTCGGGATGCACCTGACGGGGTACGGCTGCGCGGGACTCGGACCGGTCGCCTACGGGCTGGCGTGTCTGGAGATCGAGGCGGCCGACTCCGGGATGCGGTCGCTGGTGTCGGTGCAGGGGTCGCTCGCGATGTACGCGATCTGGAAGTACGGCAGCGAGGAGCAAAAGAGCGTATGGCTCCCCCGCATGTCCGCTGGTGAGGCGATCGGCTGCTTCGGGCTGACCGAGCCGGACTTCGGCTCGAACCCGGCCGGTATGCGCACCAATGCCCGCCGCGACGGTTCCGGTGACGGGGACGACTGGGTGCTGAACGGCTCGAAGATGTGGATCACCAACGGATCGGTGGCCGACGTCGCGGTGGTCTGGGCCCGAACCGACGACGGTGTGCGCGGCTTCGTCGTACCGACGTCGACGCCCGGTTTCTCGGCGCCGGAGATCAAGCAGAAGATGTCGCTGCGCGCGTCCGTCACGTCGGAGCTGGTGCTGGACGACGTACGACTGCCTGCCAGTGCGATGCTGCCCGAGGCGCGGGGTCTGTCCGGCCCGCTCGGCTGCCTGAACGAGGCCCGGTTCGGCATCATCTTCGGCGCGATGGGCGCGGCGCGGGACTGCCTGGAGACCGCGATCGCGTACGCCGGCGAGCGGATCGTGTTCGACAAGCCGCTGACGTCGTACCAGCTGACGCAGGCGAAGCTCGCGGACATGGCCGTCGAGCTGAACAAGGGCATCCTGCTCGCCGTCCATCTCGGCCGGCTGAAGGAGAAGGGCACGCTGCGGCCCGAGCAGGTGTCGGTCGGCAAGCTGAACAACGTCCGCGAGGCGATCGCGATCGCCCGCGAGTGCCGCACGATCCTGGCCGCGAACGGGATCAGCGGCGAGTACCCGATCATGCGGCACGCCAACAACCTCGAGTCCGTGCTGACCTACGAGGGCACGTCCGAGGTGCACCAGCTCGTCATCGGCCAGGCACTGACCGGGCAGTCGGCGTTCCGCTGA
- a CDS encoding glutamine amidotransferase-related protein: MTTVLIIENDRDSGPGKLIDWLDARDITPVIIRAWDGDPVPESVDGHAALILLGGGMLPDEDERSPWLPAERALLRQAHGRVPVLGICLGGQMLAHTFGGEVKGKYGQPEKGVTELTVLPAAADDVLLAGLPSTVWAVESHQDQITRLPEDAVLLMSSDRCAHQMLRIGQSWGVQFHPEVEAERVRRWDPERVRSLGFDPDVVVADAERYAVELDKTWSTVVGRFLDLVQ, encoded by the coding sequence GTGACGACGGTGCTCATCATCGAGAACGACCGCGACAGCGGTCCGGGCAAGCTGATCGACTGGCTGGACGCACGTGATATCACTCCGGTCATCATCCGGGCCTGGGACGGTGACCCTGTGCCCGAGAGTGTCGACGGGCATGCGGCGCTGATCCTGCTCGGCGGCGGAATGCTGCCGGACGAGGACGAGCGGTCGCCGTGGCTGCCGGCGGAGCGTGCGCTGTTGCGGCAGGCCCACGGGCGGGTGCCGGTGCTCGGGATCTGCCTGGGAGGGCAGATGCTGGCGCACACCTTCGGCGGTGAGGTGAAGGGGAAGTACGGGCAGCCCGAGAAGGGCGTGACCGAGCTGACGGTGCTGCCGGCTGCCGCGGACGACGTACTGCTGGCTGGTCTGCCCTCGACGGTGTGGGCCGTGGAGAGTCACCAGGACCAGATCACCCGGCTGCCGGAGGACGCGGTGCTGCTGATGTCCAGCGATCGCTGTGCGCACCAGATGCTGCGCATCGGGCAGAGCTGGGGCGTGCAGTTCCATCCGGAAGTAGAGGCAGAGCGGGTACGGCGGTGGGACCCGGAGCGCGTGCGGTCGCTCGGGTTCGATCCTGACGTTGTGGTGGCGGATGCGGAGCGGTACGCCGTCGAGCTGGACAAGACGTGGTCCACGGTGGTGGGACGCTTCCTGGACCTCGTTCAGTGA
- the dxr gene encoding 1-deoxy-D-xylulose-5-phosphate reductoisomerase, translating into MNPRSVVILGSTGSIGTQALELIGRNRDRFHVVALSAGGDNVALLAEQALEFGVQVVAVAKATVAQDLQLAFYAEAQRKGYAQGEFRIPKILTGPDAAGELAAMPCDVVLNGVNGSVGLHATLSALEAGNTLALANKESLVIGGPIVTRLAKPGQIVPVDSEHSAIAQCLRGGSPDEVRKLLLTASGGPFLGRPRSELENVTVEQALDHPNFAMGPVVTINSATLVNKGLELIEAHLLFGIPMDRIDVVIHRQQAIHSMVEFVDGSTMAQIGVPTMTVPIALALGWPDRIPDATRPWDFAEASTWTFQPVDDAEFPSVQLAREAGARGGTAPAVFNAANEVCVQAFRDGRLPFVAIVDTVARVVTDHDVPSYEELSVDDVLAADAWARTRAREITGVRESQQA; encoded by the coding sequence GTGAACCCGCGCAGCGTCGTCATCCTCGGCTCGACCGGCTCGATCGGTACCCAGGCGCTCGAGCTGATCGGACGCAACCGGGACCGCTTCCACGTGGTCGCGCTGTCCGCGGGCGGCGACAACGTCGCGCTGCTGGCGGAGCAGGCGCTCGAGTTCGGCGTCCAGGTGGTGGCGGTGGCCAAGGCCACGGTCGCGCAGGACCTGCAGCTCGCCTTCTACGCGGAGGCGCAGCGGAAGGGGTACGCGCAGGGGGAGTTCCGGATTCCGAAGATTCTCACCGGGCCGGATGCCGCGGGCGAGCTCGCGGCGATGCCGTGTGACGTAGTACTCAACGGAGTAAACGGGTCGGTCGGCCTGCACGCGACGCTGTCCGCGCTGGAGGCGGGTAACACGCTCGCGCTCGCCAACAAGGAGTCGCTGGTGATCGGCGGGCCGATCGTCACCCGGCTGGCGAAGCCGGGGCAGATCGTGCCGGTCGACTCCGAGCACAGCGCGATCGCGCAGTGCCTGCGGGGCGGCTCGCCCGACGAGGTCCGCAAGTTGCTGCTGACCGCGAGCGGCGGCCCGTTCCTCGGCAGGCCGCGCAGCGAGTTGGAGAACGTCACCGTCGAGCAAGCGCTCGACCACCCGAACTTCGCGATGGGCCCGGTCGTGACGATCAACTCGGCCACCCTGGTCAACAAGGGGCTCGAGCTGATCGAGGCGCACCTGCTGTTCGGCATCCCGATGGACCGGATCGACGTCGTCATCCACCGGCAGCAGGCGATCCACTCGATGGTCGAGTTCGTCGACGGCTCCACCATGGCCCAGATCGGCGTACCGACGATGACCGTGCCGATCGCGCTCGCGCTCGGCTGGCCGGACCGGATACCGGACGCGACGCGGCCGTGGGACTTCGCCGAGGCGAGCACCTGGACGTTCCAGCCGGTCGACGACGCCGAGTTCCCGTCGGTCCAGCTGGCCCGTGAGGCGGGGGCCCGCGGTGGGACCGCTCCGGCCGTGTTCAACGCGGCCAACGAGGTCTGCGTGCAGGCGTTCCGGGACGGCCGGCTGCCGTTCGTCGCGATCGTCGACACAGTGGCCCGGGTGGTGACCGATCACGACGTACCCTCGTATGAGGAACTGTCCGTCGACGACGTGCTCGCCGCGGACGCGTGGGCCCGAACCCGGGCTCGTGAGATCACTGGCGTACGGGAGAGTCAGCAGGCATGA